The following is a genomic window from Paenibacillus thiaminolyticus.
AATAGGAAAGTCTGAATTGAGGTAGAGGAGGCATACCATTCGTGGATTTGTATAATCTTATGCCTGCGGTAAGCACGACATTTATCGTCATTAGTGCGATTCTGGTCGCGATCGGCTGGGCGCTTATTATCAAGGGCAAGCGCGAGGCGCACAAGAAGACGATGATCGCGGCAGCCGTAGCCGCCCTTCTGTTCTTTATCATCTACGTGTCACGAACTATATTTGTAGGCAACACATCCTGGGGCGGCCCTGAAGGATTAAAGACGATCTATCTCATTTTCCTGCTGTTCCATATTGTGCTCGCTACCGTGGCGGCCGTATTCGGCATAACGACATTAGTCAGCGGATTCCGGTCCAAATTCAAGCTGCACCGCAAAATCGGGAAAATCACCTCGATCATCTGGTTCATTACAGCCATCACCGGCGTTACCGTATATACGCTTCTTTATATACTGTACCCAGGTGGCCACACGAAGCCGGTCATCGATGCGATCTTTGGCTAGGTACGCGATCAAGCCCTTATGCTTGCTTCCGTTGAGGGGAGCACGGCATAAGGGTATTTTCTCCTGTCAAGCATTCCGCGCGAACGAAGATTCCTCGCCCGGGATGCTTTTTTTATAGGTGTCAACCCGAAGCCGCATATCATCGGAATCGTGCCTTGACAATAAAATGGCGAAGTGATTATACTGTGTATAAGGATATAAACAGTAAGCACAGTGCTGCAAGGAGGCAGCAGCTTCAAGATACAAGACACGAGGTTGTTCACATGTTATGGATGGATACGAGAAGCGAGGGGATATCGGTGAATAAGCAGTTGAAGGATGCGTGGATGCTGGTCAAGACAGACCTGCTTCGCTTTAAATGGGGAGCGCTGTTCACCTTGCTGTTCAGTGGTTATATGGGGGCTATCTCGACGCTGATGCTGAACGGCTTGTTGAAATCGGATCAGGAGGGCGATACTTTAGTTCTCCGGGCGGTTTTTGATTTTGTCTACCTCCTCACCTTGCCGAATTTGGGCTTCTTTCTCTCTCGGCGGAACACGCGCTATTTGCAGGAGGATTCTTATACGAAATGGATGAGGAAGCTGCGCATTCTGCCGATTGATGTGGGTACGATCGCCTTATCACGCTATATGATGCTGGCGGTTGCCTTCGTTCTGAATATGACAGTGTTCTTCACCTTCCAGCTGATGCTCAGCGACAGTCTGCAATCGGCCTTCTCGCCGCTGTCGCTCGTCGCCTATGTGCTCGTTCTGACCGCGTACTCCTTCGTGGTTCAGACGGTTTACATCCAGTTTGAACTGGGCAAGCATGCCGGGGGCTACCTGCGACTCGTCTTTCTTGTCATGTTCATCATACTGGCCCTCTCTGTTATCGTGGCCTTGTCCGGGGGAAGCATGATGATGGCCGTTATCTATATCGCCAAGTATTATCCGTGGGTAAGCGGCTTGATCGCCGCAGGCGTCATTGTCCAGGCGTTGGTTATCGGCATGGCAATCACCCGGAACACGATTCGCAATCGGGAACTCGATTAGACGGGCAAGCTCTGTAATGCAACGATACCACTATGAAGAGTCAGGGGGTGGGCAGGCGGTGTTCATACCGATCAACATTGATGAGAACAGCTCGGAACCGTTATATGCGCAGATTACGAATCAACTGCGCGCGTTGATTTTGAGCGGTTATCTGGATGAAGGGATGCTGCTGCCGTCGATTCGTGAATTTGCCCACCAATTGCGGTGCAGCGTCATTACGGTCCGAAGAGTGTATCAGGATCTGGAGGCGGAAGGGCTGCTGCGGACGAGGCAGGGAACGGGGACGTTCGTTGCTCCGGTCGGGGCCGGCGAGCGGGAGCGCTACCGCAAGCAAGCCGTGGAAGACGCGCTCTTGGAAGCAATCGAGGCCGCTATTCGGGTGGAGATGTCCGTGGCAGAGCTAACGCACATACTAGAGGACCTGATCCGGCAGAAGCAGATGAAGTAATCCGGAATAAGGAGAGAATGCGATGAATACCGAGCCGGTCATAGTATTGAAGGACGTGGTGAAGCGCAGGGAACGGCTGCAAATTGGACCGTTGAACATACAGATTCCCTTGGGCTGCGTCACCGCAATTGTGGGAACGAACGGGGCCGGGAAGTCGACGCTGATGGGCATGTTCATGGGCTTCATTAAGCCGGACAGCGGCACCGTTGCGCTCTTCCAGGAGGTCAATCAACCGGAGCCGGACACGTCTGTCAAGGCCCGCATCGGTTATGTGGCGGAGAGCCCCAATTCGGAGGAGGATGATCTCACCGCGGAAGCGGCGGCATCCTTCAACGCCTACTGGTATGAGCGTTGGGATTGGAAGTTGTACCATCATCTGATGGCCCGGTACGATATCCCCCCGAAGACGAAGCTCAAGAAGCTGTCCAAAGGGATGCGCCGCAAGCTCGATCTCATCCTGGCCATCTGCCCGCAGCCGGATCTCCTGCTGCTGGATGAGCCGTCTTCCGGCTTCGATCCGATTTCATGGCGGATGATGATCGAAGATTTGAATTCGTATTTGGCAGAAGGGCAGCGTTCCGTTGTCATTGCGACGCATATTATCGAGGAAGTGAAGCGGCTGGCCGATTATATTCTGTTCCTGCACAAGGGTCAGGTGCTGCTCGTGATCGAGAAGGATGCTCTGTTCGATGCCTGGAAGGAATTCTGGGTAGAAGGGGAGGCCGGGGATTATGCCGGCGTTCCGGGCGTGGTCAAGGTGATTCAGGAGCGGAACGGGGTGCGGCTGATTGCCAGTCAGGCGGATCAGGCCGATGCATTCCTAGAGGAGAATGGGGTTATTCCGCGGCAGACGGCCGGCATCGAGCTGGATGATATTCTGGCGTATTTAATCGAGTTGAATTAGGAGGTTCGAAGCGAATGAAGCCATTGGAGTTGAAGCAAGTCGTGAAGCAGTATGGGGACAAGACGGCCGTCAACGGTTTGAGTCTGGACGTCGAAGAGGGGGAAATTTACGGTCTGCTCGGGGCGAACGGCGCGGGGAAGACGACGACGATGCGCATGGTGCTCGGTCTTATTTACCCGGATGGAGGAGAGATCCGTTATAACGGCAAGCCGTTCCATACCGAGCTGCAGCGCACGCTGGGGTACTTGCCGGAAGAGCGGGGCATGTATCCGAAGATTCGGGTAAGCGATCAGGTGACCTACTTGGCGCAATTGCGCGGAATGCCGCGCAAGGAAGCGGACCGGAATCTCAAATATTGGCTGGAACGCTTCAATGTGCCGGAGAACTACAACAAGAAGATTGAGGAACTGTCCAAAGGGAATCAGCAAAAGATCGGGTTCATCGCCGCCATCGTGCATAAGCCGAAGCTGCTCATTCTGGATGAGGCCTTCAGCGGACTTGACCCGGTCAATGTCGAACTGCTGAAGGAGACCGTCAAGGAGCTTCGCGACCAAGGCACGAGTATCCTGTTTTCGACCCACCGGATGGAGCATGTCGAGGAGCTGTGCCGCAATGTGACGATTTTACAGAAAGGCAATGCAGTCGTCCAAGGCTCGCTGCGGGAGTTGAAGTCCCGTTACCCGCGGGAACAAGTGCTGCTTCGTACGGCTGGGGAAGTGGAAGGGCTCGGTTCGATTCCGGGAGTAGCCGACGTGAACCGGACGGAGGAAGGTTACCGGATTCGGATCAGCGACGAGGCTGCGGCGCAGGGGATTTTGCAGAAAGCGCTCGCCCAAGGTCCAATTCAGCATTTCGAAGTGAAGGAGCCGACCTTGAACGAAATCTTCATCAAGGCGGTAGGAGGTGATTCGAATGAATAATGTATGGACGGTTATCGGATTTACGCTGCGAACCAAGTTAATGACCAAATCGTTTCTCATCTCGACCCTCGTTCTGGCTCTGCTGATTAGCGTGGGCGCCAATGTTCCGTACTTTATCTCATTATTTTCGAAAAACGAGCCCGCGACAATCGGTGTCGTCTCCGGACCGCATCCGGACATTGCGAAGTCGCTGATGGACCATTATGCCAAGCAGGAGAAGGCAGACTTTCGCTTCGTGCCGTATACGGATGCGACGGAGGAGCAATTGAAGAAGGATGTGCAGGCCGGGAAGATCGAAGGGTATATTATGTTCGAGGACAAGGCGAAGGGGGAATTTCCGCTCGTCGTCTAT
Proteins encoded in this region:
- a CDS encoding ABC transporter ATP-binding protein, which produces MNTEPVIVLKDVVKRRERLQIGPLNIQIPLGCVTAIVGTNGAGKSTLMGMFMGFIKPDSGTVALFQEVNQPEPDTSVKARIGYVAESPNSEEDDLTAEAAASFNAYWYERWDWKLYHHLMARYDIPPKTKLKKLSKGMRRKLDLILAICPQPDLLLLDEPSSGFDPISWRMMIEDLNSYLAEGQRSVVIATHIIEEVKRLADYILFLHKGQVLLVIEKDALFDAWKEFWVEGEAGDYAGVPGVVKVIQERNGVRLIASQADQADAFLEENGVIPRQTAGIELDDILAYLIELN
- a CDS encoding ABC transporter ATP-binding protein, with amino-acid sequence MKPLELKQVVKQYGDKTAVNGLSLDVEEGEIYGLLGANGAGKTTTMRMVLGLIYPDGGEIRYNGKPFHTELQRTLGYLPEERGMYPKIRVSDQVTYLAQLRGMPRKEADRNLKYWLERFNVPENYNKKIEELSKGNQQKIGFIAAIVHKPKLLILDEAFSGLDPVNVELLKETVKELRDQGTSILFSTHRMEHVEELCRNVTILQKGNAVVQGSLRELKSRYPREQVLLRTAGEVEGLGSIPGVADVNRTEEGYRIRISDEAAAQGILQKALAQGPIQHFEVKEPTLNEIFIKAVGGDSNE
- a CDS encoding DUF420 domain-containing protein encodes the protein MDLYNLMPAVSTTFIVISAILVAIGWALIIKGKREAHKKTMIAAAVAALLFFIIYVSRTIFVGNTSWGGPEGLKTIYLIFLLFHIVLATVAAVFGITTLVSGFRSKFKLHRKIGKITSIIWFITAITGVTVYTLLYILYPGGHTKPVIDAIFG
- a CDS encoding GntR family transcriptional regulator, with product MFIPINIDENSSEPLYAQITNQLRALILSGYLDEGMLLPSIREFAHQLRCSVITVRRVYQDLEAEGLLRTRQGTGTFVAPVGAGERERYRKQAVEDALLEAIEAAIRVEMSVAELTHILEDLIRQKQMK